The genomic window CTCTTGGCCGACCGGCTGATGGTGATGAAGGACGGGCGGGTGGTCGAGCAGGGGCTGACCGATCAGGTCTTGGATGATCCGCAGCATGGCTATACCCAGCTTCTGGCCTCCTCTGTCCTGCAGGTGTAGCCATGCTGTTCGCCTATCGCCCCGACGCCGCCGGAAAGCTGGAACGCCTCGGCCCGCAGGACGGGATTGCCGATGCGCTGTGGGTCGATCTTTACCGGCCGTTGCCGGGGCAGGTGGCGCAGGTGGCGGCCTTCGGTGTCGAGGTGCCGACGCTGGCCGAAATGGAGGAAATCGAGATTTCCAACCGGCTCTACCGCGAAAACGGGGTGGACTACATGACCGTTGTGCTGCCCGGCCTGTCGGAAACCAAGGCGGCGATGGCGGGGCCGGTGACCTTCATCCGCAGCCAGACACGGCTGATCACGGTGCGCCACCACGTGCCGCGTCCGTTCGAGACCTACCCCGACCGGGCCGACAAGGTGGGTCCGGGCTGTGCCACGCCCGATCAGGTGTTCCTTGGGCTGATCGAGGAAGTCGTGGGGCGGCTGGCCGATCTGCTGGAGGGCAGCGGCAAGACGCTGGACGAGGTGTCGCGGTCGATCTTCACCGCCTCGCCCGGCCCGCGCCGGCCCGAGCAGTTGCAGGCGACGCTGGAACGCGTCGGGCGCGAGGGCGACCTGCTGGGCCGGGTGAGGCTGGCGCTGCTGACCATCGAGCGGGCGGTGAGCTTTTTCGGGCAGACCATCGCGGAACGTCCGGGCAGCGAGGCGTTGCGTCCAGTGATCAAGGGTCTGATGCGCGACGTGCAGGCGCT from Paracoccaceae bacterium Fryx2 includes these protein-coding regions:
- a CDS encoding magnesium transporter CorA family protein, producing MLFAYRPDAAGKLERLGPQDGIADALWVDLYRPLPGQVAQVAAFGVEVPTLAEMEEIEISNRLYRENGVDYMTVVLPGLSETKAAMAGPVTFIRSQTRLITVRHHVPRPFETYPDRADKVGPGCATPDQVFLGLIEEVVGRLADLLEGSGKTLDEVSRSIFTASPGPRRPEQLQATLERVGREGDLLGRVRLALLTIERAVSFFGQTIAERPGSEALRPVIKGLMRDVQALAVHGDFISSRVALVTDATLGMINLSQNQTIKIVSVVAVVFLPPTVIASAYGMNFKLMPELEWVHGYPMAIGLMLASAVGTYLFFKWRNWL